The DNA region CGCTTTCGCGCAGTGATTCCGCCCATTCGAGCGGGGTCAGAGGAGTTTTGCCGTCTTTGCCGAGGATGGTCTGGCCAGACTCATCGACGGCGACCGCTTCGCCCTCGTCATTCAGTGAGAACACGCCCTTGGCGCGCAGGATGATGTCGTCGGTTGCTTCCGGCAGAGCGCCGGCTTTCAGTGCTGCGCCTCGCACCGAGTCGCCCAGGACTTTGCCCTGGAACTTGGCGGCGAAGGCTTCAGCCTTCTCGGCTCGTGCAGTGATGGTCTTCAGTTGCTTGTCGGTGTCGGCCCGAAGCCGCTCGGTGCGGCGGTTGAAGACTTCGTCCACCTTGCCCTCGGTCAGCAGCTTGGTTTCTTCATCCTGGCCGGCGCGGCTGAGCAGACCTTTGACGGCGTCGATGTCGATGCCTTCAAACTGGGTTTCGAACTGGGTGAGCTTGCCGGTGGTGTCTTTCAGCTTGCCCAGCAGCTCCGTGTTCTTGGTTTTCAAACCCGAGACGGATGCTTCAACGGCAGTCGCGATAGCGGCCTTGATTGCCGGATTTTCCAGGTCGATTTCGTTTTCTTCTGCCACGGCGATGCACCCCTTGGGTATGTGTTGCCCGCTTTGCAGGCAATAAAAAACCGCCCGGAGGCGGTTGATTGAATTTGTTCGTTTAGATACCGGCCCGCTCGAACGCCAGAGGCTCAAGCCCTTTCATTTCCGCCAGCGTCAACGGCGCGAAGTTGCGATCAAGCTGCAGCTCGGCAAATCGCTCGACGCTCAGGCCGCCCTCACGGAACAGCTTCGCCCGAACAGGGCCGATAGCCACGTCCTGAAACGACGCCGGCTGCTGCTGAAGCCAGTGGTAATAGTCCAGGCTTGCGTTGACCTGGCCTGCACCATCCGCTCCCACCGAAGCACGCGTAGCACCCTTGGCGAACATCTCGCTGAGCTTGGTCAGCAGAATAAACGTGGTACGGCAGTTAGGGTGGAATGGCGGCCGAGGTCCCGACTCAGTAGGAAATCGTCGCCCATCCAGTGAGCGGCATTGCTGGCTGGTCTTGCTGTCCAGCGTGGCGATCATTTCAACTTCGGAAACGATATCCGTATTGGCCTTGGCCACCTCCATGCGCGCCTGTGACGACACATGCTGAATCGCGGTGTGGACGACCGTGCTGGCATTGCGGTTGGTGGTGGCTAGGATGCCGTCTTTGTAACCCGCTGCCTTTGTGCCGCGAATGTTGCGAATGACCTGGAAGTTCGTCTGCCCTTCGAAGAAACCTTGCCGGATCGTGCCGGTGACGCGCTCCCGTTCGGCAGTGGTCCAGCCCTTGATGAATGACTTCAGCAGTTTCCCGCCACCGGTGCCGCGCACGCTAAGGGGATTCGTCAGCACCGCCGCCCTGATGGCTGCCGCTGTCGGAGCCGCAACATCGAGCGACACACCGACTGGCGCCGACCTAACTAGGCTCGTCGCCTCGAACTCAGCTTCGTAGTTGGCGATGTCGATCAGGTCGAGGTTCAGCTGCACGCTGTAGCGATCGAAGATGCCCAGCAGCAGGCTATCCACTTCCTTCAGCAGCGCCTCAAGCCGTTTGACGTTGTACTCGGTCAGGTCCGATTGGGTGAGCCGTTCGCGGATCGAACGGTCAATCTCCTTGAGAAACGGCGCGAACTTACCAACCTCCCCCGCCTTCAGCTTTTCGAGAAAGACCGCGTGCCGGATCGTGGCGTCAAGGATTGCTTGATTTGCCGCCATTTGGTGTCACCTCATCATCCAGGCCCAGGCCATCGCCTTGCTCCTGAAGCTCGCCGTCGATCTGCTGGTCAGTGCGCTCCGGGGCAATCAAGCCCAGCTTGCGCAAATAGGACCGCAGGTCGGCCTTCGCAAATCCGCCGTTCTGCCACAAGCCAACCAAGGCCGTGATCATCTGCGGATCAGCCGTCAGCTCGACGAACTCCTGATTGATCTGGTACGCAACCTTGTCGGTGATGCCCATGTAAAGGCCGCACCACATGATCGCCCGGGTGTAGGCCTCGCTGACGTTTGCCACGCAGCCAGCGAGCACCGATGTCGACGCAGACTGATCACCGCGTGACTCGGTTGCTGTTTTGGCGGCCAGTGATGCGACGACCATGCGGGCGCCCAGTTCGATCATCATCTGGTTCTTGTCGGCCATGGCCTCTTTGACCAGCGTGTTGGGCAGTGGCTGCGCGTAACCGAAAGCGCCGCCGACTGGAAGCAGCATTGGCGCCCGGGAGCCGACGTAGACGCCCTTCTCCTCGAGCAGCTTCACCCATTGCTCTGTCAGCCCGGAAATCCACGGCTGAGCCTGCCCACACCAGAAGACGCTGTCTTCGTAGTCAGCGCTGTTGCGGTAATGCCCCAGGTTGATCATGGCGATGTCGTACAGCGGCGATTCGTCGATAGTCGGATCGTTGTTTTGTGCGCCGATGAAGGTGAACGGGATTTCCTTGAGGCGCCCGGTGATGCCTTCCGGCGTGAATGTGTCCGTGACCTCAAGCGGGCCGCCACCTCTTGGGCCGGAGCGGCGCCAGACCCGACAGACAAAACCTTCAGCCTCGAGTGCAAGCTCGCGGAACTGCTCGACTGCTTTGAATCCGAAGCCGTCCTCGACCTCCATCATTTCCCGCAAAACGACCAGCGTTAGCACGTTGTGGCCGTTCACCATGCCGGTGCGCCAGTTGATGATGTCCTCGGCGCAGTACGACAGGATCACTGAGTGGCCGCCAGCGCCATCATCCTGGTGATAATCGACGTATAGGCCGTGACGACCGGCCTCAAGCACCTTTTCCAGCGTGCCTTGCGAGTGCTGATAGATGCTCACCCCTGAGCCGTTGGCGTTGTCCTGTAAGTACTCCAGCTTCTTCGGTACGGTGAGTGTCGGGTCTTTGTGGAAGGCCAGACCCAGCAAGCCATTGCGCGTGTGCCCGGTGGCATTCTTGAACACCGCCCGCTCGCGGTAGGCTTTGTTGCGGTCGGCGTTCTCTGGCGACTTGTCGTGTGCGTTGATGTACGGCAACCGAGAGACCACGCGGTGCTGACCTGCGCAGACATCGCGAACGGTCGCCCAGCGGTCCAGCACTTCGATGTAGTCCGCCCTCTTGAAGGAGACGTCGTTGCTCATCGGGCGTATCCCATTTTGATAGAGGTGGCCGGCTTCCTGGCGCTCTTCGCTACAGCGAAGTACCGGAATCCGTCGGAGCCGTGAGAGGTCCAGTCATGAAGCGGCCTGTCTTTCCAGCAGCCGCGCTTGTCGTCCCATTCCTTGCGGTAGTTCTCGATGCAGTTGATGCCCTCTTCACACTTCGACTCATCGAACACACAGAGCGGGAGGATTTCCCGGACCTGCTCGATGCCGTCGTTGATGCCGATCTTCGGGACCACCTGGAACGTCATGCAGTACTTCTGCCCGTCGATCTCGTAGCCCTCTTGGGCGAGTTCACGGCGGGTCTTGGCATCGCTGCCGAACTCGCGATTGTCGATATCGTGCGGCCCCCAGTGCTCGGAATAGGTGTAACCCTTGTCCTTGAGCACCTTCATGTAATGCCGCAGACCTTCGCCCGAGTTTTCGTAGTAATCGATGACGTGGTATTCGGTGCCGACCTGACGCACGAACCAGATGGCCGTGGAGTCGCTGACGCCGATGTCCCAGAAGGTCATCACCGGCAGATGGCTGTTGTCCGGTATCGCGCCGATGCGTTGTTGGGCGTAAAGCTTGGTCAGTTGCTGCGCGTAATAGGCGCCTTCAACCGACTGCTGGAAGGCCTCGACAGGAATGGACGGGTATTCCCGCTTCATGTCGTCGCCGAGCGTCTTCTCCTTGGCCGCGTACCAGGCGCGCTGACCGTCGTTCGTGACGATCCCGTGCTTGGCGTGCAGCTCGTTGAAGTAATCGGTCAGGCGCTGCGAGATGACCACATCAGTCGGGTCGAGCCAGTAGGCCTTGTTCTTCCACCAGGAGAAGAAGAAAAACTTCCAGTCCAGCAAGCCCAGGGGAACGCCAGCCAGTTGCTGGCGCTCGGCGCTCTGCGAGTAATCGAAGAAGTAGCCGGCCCGACCTTCTGCCGTCGATTCAATCGTGACGAAACAGTCGGTGGCCACGGCTTCAAACGCGCCGGTGACAATCTCGCGGGCCTTGTGTGGAAACTTGGCGCAGATCTTTCCGAACTCGGACACATGCAGATAGCGCAGCGTGCCGCCCCGGAAGGAGGTGGAAACGTAGAGCGAGCCGCCCTTGCTGAACACCAGTTCGCCGGCGGAATCGTTGCTTGCCGGGTTTGCGGCGCGAATCTCGGCCGGCAGATTGTCGTAGGCGTACTTCACCTTTTCCCGGAACAGGCGCTTGGCGTCGTTCAGGGTGTGAGCGATCAGGGCGCACTTGGCCGACTCGAACAGGGCCGCGTCCAGTTGGATGATGCAGCACTCTGTGGTGAAGCCGAGCTGTCGAGCCTTCAGGATGATGTTGCGGGTGTGCATCCCATCGAAGTACTCGATTTGCTCGTCCGTCATCCGGAAGCGGACCTTCTTGCCCTGCTTGTCCGTGATGAAGTAGAGGTTGTTCAGTCGCCAGTACTTGTCCCGGAGCAGCTTCAAGTGCTCGGGCTTCATGTCAGGCTTCCTTCGATAGATCGTCCATCATTTTCGATAGCTCGTCGGCATCGTTACCGCCGGATTTGGTGTCGAGGTCGTAGGCTTGGCGTTCCAGGGCAACAAGCGTCTTTAGCGTGTCGGCCAGCTCCTTCATCGTCTTGGTTCGATTCGGAAGCGCGCTCATCTTGTTGGCCAATGCCAAAACGTCAGCCATTGCATCGCCGTCGTCATGGTCGCCATCCTTCAGCTGAGCAATCAACTGTTTGATGGTGCCCTGCTCATCAGTCAGTGCTTCCAGCTCGTCCAGCAGCTTGTTGGTGAGCCTACGGCCGCGGGAGATGTCGCCGCGATGGGCCATGCGGATGTTCGCAATGACTTCGGCATTGACCTCAATGATCTCGCGCTCGGTTTCCGCTGATTTGCTGGCAACCTGTGTGGCAACCTCTCGTTTGGCAACCAGCGAATCAGCTTTCGCCTTGATCTTCGCCTTGAGGTCTCGCTCCCATCCGTTGGCCTTTGCGCGCTTCTGGATGGCGGTGTGAGAGACGCCACAGGAAGCAGCGATCTCTCTTACGGAAAGCACACCGGCCCGGTAGGCGCGTTCGATTGCCTCCCAGTCGGATTGCTTGGTTGTCATATGCCTTCTCTAAATATTTTTCGATTCCAATACGGTCAGCCGCTGAAGATATAGCGCTAGTTGCTCATGCGAATCATCAGTGACTCTCCCGCTCACCTGACAAGAAAGCTCTTCGTTTTTCCATAGCCCACCCGAGGTGACGTTTGCCGAGCCAAGAATCGCGGTGTACGACTCGCCACTTCGACCGTAATAAAGTTTCGTATGAAGGTAGGTTGGCCGCGGCACATTGATATGTCTTAGGCCGCCCATGCCAGCCAAGCTCTCTACGCAATCCTGATCGGTGTGTTCATGATTGGTATAAATCGTAATGCGTGATCCCCGGGCAATGGCGTTGTCCAGATGCTTCAGCAACGGTGACAAGCCACAGGCCTTCATCCAGCCTGAGCAAATGATGATTTGTTCAGAAGCTGACAACAGCTTCTTCAGCTCATATAGGTGCGACTGCGAGTCTCTTTTCACATTGGTAATTAGGCGCAAGAGGTAGGCTCCGGTTTTGCTCGAGCGCTGATACTAACCCCATATCTTGAGAAATATGTCGCGACACAATTTGCTGATTCGCGAAACGTGTCGCGGCTTACTTGCTGCGGCGATCGATGCCACCGGGCGCCTTGTCGCAGCGCATGCAGTGTTCGCAGTTCAACGTGCGGCACAGCCATGCCTTAACCGGCTGCCACCAGGTGACCATGAAGATGTGGCGGGCACCGGCCAGAGCCAGGGCGACATGCAGCGTCAGACCAGCACTGGTCGGACCGAAGAAGATGTTCTGACTGCGCGCCATAACGACAAACCCGCTGATGGCGATTGTCGAATAGATCAGCTTGCCGAGAATGCCGTCGCGCACCTTGCCGCTCAGTACGCACCAGGTCGCCCAGAGCGAGATCAGGCCGCAAGCCATCGAGTTGATAAGTTCAAGATTCATGGTGGATTGCCTCCCCCGAACCGCTGGCGGATGAGCGCCCAGAGGTCAGCGGCTTTGATGGCTCGGTTGATGGCTGCCAGCAGCGATCCGCCGAAGGTGCCGAGCAAGAAGCCGACACCGGCGACGATGTTCGGCTCTGTGACGCCGAGGTAGGCGCTCACCATTCCGGTCAGGTACAGAGCGCACGCCACGCCGGTAGTGAGGAAGATCAGCCAGGCGCGCCAGTCGGTCAGGTCGTCCTTGTGCCACCAGCTGGCGACGATCACGCCAAACAAGCCAGCAATCAAAAGGTCCAGCCTGTCGAGCAGGCGGTGCAAATAATCCATGCGCTCGACTCCGTGGTGGGCATGATTGATAAAAAAGCCCGCTCGATGGCGGGCATATGGCTCCGTGCTATCGTCGACACCCCTACAGCGTGACGATGGACGGAACCATGGCAAAAACAAATATTGAGCGCTTCGACGAGATGAGCGCTGACATACTCGCGTTCCTGTATGAGAGCTTCCCCATCCCTTCGAGCGTAAGCCCTGAAGTTGCTGGCCTCTCGGTCGTAACGTACCTTGAATACGATCCCGTTTCAGAAGGTGCCGTGACAGAGGGTGAGCGTGATCCAGAGACCGAGTTTTTCGATGCGACACTAACGTGGCTTGTTCAGACTGGATTTATTTCGAGTAGAGCAGCACCTGTAAACAGATACGTCTACGTGCTTACGCCTTACGGGCTCCAGGCTTTGAAGCACGTACCCAAACCATCGTTGGGCACGGAGACGCTTGGCGAAAAGCTGTCAGCTGCCACGAAATCCGGCGCCAAAACGGTCGCTTCCGAGATCCTTAACCAGGCGCTCGCAATTGGCGTACAAATCATCACAAAACCGATGGGGCTCTAGACCTCGGGACGCATCACTTCGCGACACAGGAACTTCAGAGAGGCGTTGATCTCTTTGATTTCGTCCTGAAGCACCTTGGCTTCTGCCCCGAGAAACTTCGACTCAAGTTCGGCCAGCTTCTGTTCGCTCTCGCGAAGGCTGGTCTCTTGGAACATTACAAAGCCGTCCGCCTGATCCAGATTTTCTTTGGCATCACGCTGAATGACCCTCGCCTCTTTGAGCTTCTGCTCACTACAGATGATTGCCTCGACGAGACTGCGATACTCGCTCTTCATGCTGTGCTCCAGAAACGGAAAAGGCCCGCCGATATGGCGAGCCTCGAAGTAGATCAGCTCCAGCAGCACTCCCAGCTCGTAGCAATGGGTGTGGTGGGGCCGAAAACGAAAAAGCCCACCAGATGGCGAGCCTCGAATAGTGGTGCTTCAATATCCTCCCAGCCTGGGAGCGACGGAAACTTCGTAAAGTGGCGCAATAGGTCTTCAGTGCTATCGTTTTAACTTCTTACGATAGATGCGGAAGTTCTTCGGATGACTACTCGCGTTCAAGAAATTAATCGTATTCAAGCCGTCAATAGATATGGGAAGGAATACACGATTATCGAGTCAGCGACCCAGATGGCAGTGAGCATCATGCGGGATACAACGATATGGGTGAACAAAGAGATCTATTTCCGAGCTGAAAATCATGGCCCGGTTAGCAAAATCAACGAGTTGGAATTTGTCGTTTTTCTCACTGGAGAAAAGCTGAAACGCATTTGAAAGATGAGCAGATAAACGCGCAATAAAAAACCCGGCGCAGTGGCCGGGTTCAGGGTTTCGTGTGCGTTTCGCGTTACTTGTGCACTATGGGGAAAGTACCTTCAATGTTCATTCATGTCAACGGCTTTATGCCGCTTCCTGATCTTTTTCCGAGTGAATAACCTGCCAAAGTGGTTGTTGCGCCTGTATATCCACTTCCGCAATTACCTTTCTCAGCGCAATCCACATGTCTCGCCAGTCGCGGTTCCAGTTGTTCTGGTCCACGGTGGCCCCGAAGAACGTCATCATCTCGGCGGCGACCCGGGCCGGCCCCCACTCCGCCGCGCCGTGCACCTCACCCTTGTAAGATTGCAGCGCCAGGGTCACCAGGTACTGCGCTTTCACCCGCTTGGCCGAAGTGAGGTCCGGCAACTTGGCATGGGCGGTGATCAGCAGCACCGCGTTCATGACGTGGCGCATAGTCATCGCCGGGTGGTAGAGGTAGTGCCCGAACTGTTGCACCTGAAACGGCAGTGTGTCGATGGCGCGCAGCACCTTGCCGATCGTGGCCAAGTGCGCGGCGCGGGCGGTTGACCTTCCAATCGGTGCACCGCGGGTCTCGCTGATGCTGATCTTCTGGCGCACAACCTGAATGCGTTCCTCCTTGTCATCGCCCATGGCAGCGAATACCGCTTCATGCCGACGCATGCGTGCGCCCTTCTTGATCGGTGCCGATTGGGCCTTGTCGATAGCCACAGCGCTGATCGACGCGTTCGATTCGTGCTGAGCTTCGGTCCACACCTGCCTTGCGTTGATCAGTTTCATGCTGCGTCCTTTTTCAAGTCTCTGGTCTTTACCCGGTAGTCGGCCTTGATGGCCTTGATCTCTTCCATGTCTCTAGGCCCTCAAATGCGGCAGGTCGTGAGCAGCTAAGTAATCGTTGCGCGCCTTAACCGCATCTTTGATGTCCTTAAACCGACCGAGGTGTATTTGCCTTTTCTGCCACTGGACTTTTGCCGACCACTTGCCTCGATCCCAGGAAACGCCGACATGACCGCTGGTGTTCTTGTCCGTCTTTTTGCGGTTGGCTGCCTGTACGCTGTAATCGGCGTAACGGCAGTTTCCGGGTTCGTACCCTTTCGAGGCGTCAATTCGGTCAAGGGTCAGCTGGTCGGTGTAGCCGTTCGCGAGCGACCACTCCATGAAGGTCTCGAAGCTCATCCACTCGTCACAGAGCGTCACGCCTTGGTACTTCTGGACTTCGGCGCCGCGAGGCTTCAGGCAGCGGCGCTTCATGTTCGCCCACGTCACGTGCAGCCGGCTGTTCGTATTATTGAAGCCGTGGGTTGCGCGCTTCCTACCCCCGGCCTTGTTTGCGCATGGAATGCAAAGCCCCGTCATAACCTTGGCTCGCTCCATTCGAGTCTCGAACTCGGCTAGGCACTCTGGGCACCGAAACACTCCGATCGACCTTCGCGAACCAGAAATTTCGACCAATGACTTTCGAACAAGAATCACATTGCTGACCATGAATGGCTCACCTCTTGTCTCTGCTCAGTCCGGCGTACCTTCTTCGCAAATACCGCCTTCAGGCGCTTGAGGTACGGAATGTCATGGCGCGCCAAGTCCTGATTGCACTCCAGCCAATCAACTTTGGTCTGGCCGATCTTCTCGATCAGCTTTGGCCGGTATCCGGCAATATTCCCGCTCAGGAAATTGTTACAGGCGCTACAGGACTTGTTCATGTTCCAAAGGTTGAAGCGCAGATGTGCAGCAGCACCAACGCTGCGGAAGTGAGAGCAATGCCATTGGCCACCCCAGCTCGCCGGCTTGTCGCAGCTCACGCAGCCCAGGTGGGCATCACGCAGACGGACATAGCGGTTGATGACCGCCTGGGCCTCCTTGGCATGATCCGCCCTACTCTTCAGCTTCTCCTTACGGACCTTGATCTCTTTGCGCTCGATCTGGGCCAGCGACTTGCGCGCCTTCTCCTGATTCACGTCCTTGATGGCCAGTCCGCACTTCGGGCTGCACACGGCTTGCCCGAGGCGCTGCGGTGGGAAGCTGATGCCGCATGCTGGGTTCTTGCACTTCTTCGCCCGGGGTGGCTTCGCGGCGATACTCATGCGTAACTCCCCAGCTGATCAGCCGCAGAAAGTGCGTCAGCCTCGTTCTCAAAGTGCGCGGACAACACCAACCGCCAGCAGGCGTTGAAGACGTCGCG from Pseudomonas sp. ACM7 includes:
- a CDS encoding minor capsid protein; amino-acid sequence: MAANQAILDATIRHAVFLEKLKAGEVGKFAPFLKEIDRSIRERLTQSDLTEYNVKRLEALLKEVDSLLLGIFDRYSVQLNLDLIDIANYEAEFEATSLVRSAPVGVSLDVAAPTAAAIRAAVLTNPLSVRGTGGGKLLKSFIKGWTTAERERVTGTIRQGFFEGQTNFQVIRNIRGTKAAGYKDGILATTNRNASTVVHTAIQHVSSQARMEVAKANTDIVSEVEMIATLDSKTSQQCRSLDGRRFPTESGPRPPFHPNCRTTFILLTKLSEMFAKGATRASVGADGAGQVNASLDYYHWLQQQPASFQDVAIGPVRAKLFREGGLSVERFAELQLDRNFAPLTLAEMKGLEPLAFERAGI
- a CDS encoding DUF4055 domain-containing protein, with the protein product MSNDVSFKRADYIEVLDRWATVRDVCAGQHRVVSRLPYINAHDKSPENADRNKAYRERAVFKNATGHTRNGLLGLAFHKDPTLTVPKKLEYLQDNANGSGVSIYQHSQGTLEKVLEAGRHGLYVDYHQDDGAGGHSVILSYCAEDIINWRTGMVNGHNVLTLVVLREMMEVEDGFGFKAVEQFRELALEAEGFVCRVWRRSGPRGGGPLEVTDTFTPEGITGRLKEIPFTFIGAQNNDPTIDESPLYDIAMINLGHYRNSADYEDSVFWCGQAQPWISGLTEQWVKLLEEKGVYVGSRAPMLLPVGGAFGYAQPLPNTLVKEAMADKNQMMIELGARMVVASLAAKTATESRGDQSASTSVLAGCVANVSEAYTRAIMWCGLYMGITDKVAYQINQEFVELTADPQMITALVGLWQNGGFAKADLRSYLRKLGLIAPERTDQQIDGELQEQGDGLGLDDEVTPNGGKSSNP
- a CDS encoding terminase, with protein sequence MKPEHLKLLRDKYWRLNNLYFITDKQGKKVRFRMTDEQIEYFDGMHTRNIILKARQLGFTTECCIIQLDAALFESAKCALIAHTLNDAKRLFREKVKYAYDNLPAEIRAANPASNDSAGELVFSKGGSLYVSTSFRGGTLRYLHVSEFGKICAKFPHKAREIVTGAFEAVATDCFVTIESTAEGRAGYFFDYSQSAERQQLAGVPLGLLDWKFFFFSWWKNKAYWLDPTDVVISQRLTDYFNELHAKHGIVTNDGQRAWYAAKEKTLGDDMKREYPSIPVEAFQQSVEGAYYAQQLTKLYAQQRIGAIPDNSHLPVMTFWDIGVSDSTAIWFVRQVGTEYHVIDYYENSGEGLRHYMKVLKDKGYTYSEHWGPHDIDNREFGSDAKTRRELAQEGYEIDGQKYCMTFQVVPKIGINDGIEQVREILPLCVFDESKCEEGINCIENYRKEWDDKRGCWKDRPLHDWTSHGSDGFRYFAVAKSARKPATSIKMGYAR
- a CDS encoding phospholipase D-like domain-containing protein — encoded protein: MRLITNVKRDSQSHLYELKKLLSASEQIIICSGWMKACGLSPLLKHLDNAIARGSRITIYTNHEHTDQDCVESLAGMGGLRHINVPRPTYLHTKLYYGRSGESYTAILGSANVTSGGLWKNEELSCQVSGRVTDDSHEQLALYLQRLTVLESKNI
- a CDS encoding MFS transporter; this translates as MDYLHRLLDRLDLLIAGLFGVIVASWWHKDDLTDWRAWLIFLTTGVACALYLTGMVSAYLGVTEPNIVAGVGFLLGTFGGSLLAAINRAIKAADLWALIRQRFGGGNPP
- a CDS encoding recombination protein NinG yields the protein MSIAAKPPRAKKCKNPACGISFPPQRLGQAVCSPKCGLAIKDVNQEKARKSLAQIERKEIKVRKEKLKSRADHAKEAQAVINRYVRLRDAHLGCVSCDKPASWGGQWHCSHFRSVGAAAHLRFNLWNMNKSCSACNNFLSGNIAGYRPKLIEKIGQTKVDWLECNQDLARHDIPYLKRLKAVFAKKVRRTEQRQEVSHSWSAM